In the Mytilus trossulus isolate FHL-02 chromosome 1, PNRI_Mtr1.1.1.hap1, whole genome shotgun sequence genome, one interval contains:
- the LOC134706447 gene encoding uncharacterized protein LOC134706447 → MVHNIMNPLGKMVMALLLFVTPVESMAVNGLNQQVQRDIGAIGAGGQALDLAFVMDCTGSMGSYIDTARKHIQAIVDEIVTSSNTTVRLALIEYRDHPPEDNTFVTKTYNFTDSVFMMKIWLNAARASGGGDGPEAVAEALFKATKLSWRPEATKITVLISDAPPHGLVPSQDSSFPNGSPTGHDPMKIVRDLAQMGVTLYVIGCEPAILPYKDFFMALDYLAGGQYVPLSRPELLVDVITGGAKEELSIQKFEKLVNAEVQKAIAAGGTVDKQKISQTIYNQLVNTGATSTHLLLNNATLEGTTDAAKQIASATSMAEVRLHFHMATAKPVFYPTYVPGHGVYPTYAPGHAYLSGTFAPRPTLGPIYTYPPGYTGKTFPPTLLPTFARYLTPGPGYTYPPFKPAVLTGSGGSGSGTGTGALTGTGGSGSGTGDTYSAVHSGISIDQVDRLVQKAFG, encoded by the coding sequence ATGGTACACAACATTATGAATCCACTTGGTAAAATGGTTATGgctttgttgttgtttgtaacCCCCGTAGAATCAATGGCTGTCAATGGTTTAAATCAACAAGTACAACGGGACATTGGGGCCATCGGCGCTGGTGGACAAGCACTGGATTTAGCCTTTGTTATGGACTGTACTGGGAGCATGGGATCGTATATAGATACCGCCAGAAAACATATTCAGGCTATTGTTGACGAAATTGTGACTTCTTCTAACACCACCGTTCGCTTAGCTTTGATTGAATATCGAGATCATCCTCCAGAGGATAATACCTTTGttacaaaaacatataatttcaCAGATTCCGTGTTCATGATGAAAATTTGGCTAAATGCTGCGCGCGCCTCTGGAGGTGGTGATGGTCCCGAGGCAGTGGCTGAAGCTTTGTTTAAAGCCACGAAACTGTCATGGCGTCCCGAGGCTACCAAAATAACTGTTCTGATTTCTGATGCACCTCCCCATGGACTTGTTCCGTCACAAGACAGTTCGTTCCCCAACGGATCTCCTACTGGGCACGATCCAATGAAGATAGTTCGTGACTTAGCTCAAATGGGGGTGACCTTATATGTTATTGGTTGTGAACCCGCTATACTTCCATATAAAGACTTTTTCATGGCACTTGACTATTTGGCCGGTGGGCAATACGTACCTCTGTCGAGACCAGAGCTTCTAGTAGATGTTATAACAGGCGGGGCTAAAGAAGAACTATCGATTCAGAAATTCGAAAAACTTGTGAATGCTGAGGTCCAGAAAGCTATTGCAGCAGGAGGCACTgttgataaacaaaaaatttcaCAAACTATATATAACCAGCTAGTAAATACGGGAGCAACGTCAACTCATTTGTTATTAAACAACGCAACGTTAGAAGGCACAACTGATGCTGCAAAACAAATAGCATCGGCTACATCTATGGCGGAAGTGCGACTTCATTTTCATATGGCCACTGCAAAACCTGTCTTTTATCCAACATATGTTCCAGGACACGGCGTTTATCCAACGTATGCTCCAGGACACGCTTATCTTTCAGGGACGTTTGCACCTCGTCCTACACTTGGTCCAATATACACTTATCCGCCAGGATATACGGGGAAGACTTTTCCACCAACTCTACTACCAACTTTCGCTCGATATCTTACTCCAGGTCCAGGATACACATATCCACCTTTTAAACCAGCTGTTTTAACAGGATCAGGAGGCTCCGGTTCTGGAACAGGCACAGGAGCTTTAACAGGAACGGGAGGATCCGGTTCCGGTACCGGGGACACATATAGTGCTGTTCATTCGGGAATTAGTATCGATCAAGTCGATAGATTAGTACAGAAAGCTTTTGGTTGA
- the LOC134699085 gene encoding uncharacterized protein LOC134699085 — protein MVHHTMNPLGKMVMALLLFVPLVESMAVNGLNQQVQRDIGASAGGQALDLAFVMDCTGSMGSYIDTARKHIQAIVDEIVTSSNTTVRLALIEYRDHPPEDNTFVTKTYNFTDSVFMMKIWLNAARATGGGDGPEAVAEALYKATKLSWRPEATKITVLISDAPPHGLVPSQDSSFPNGSPTGHDPMRIVRDLAQMGVTLYIIGCEPAILPYKDFFMALDYLAGGQYVPLSRPELLVDVITGGAQEELSIQKFEKLVQVEVQKTIAAGGTVDKQKISQTVYNELVNSGATSTHLLLNNATLEGTTDAAKQIASATSMAEVRLHFHMATAKPYTYPTYVPGHPVFYPTYAPGHAVFYPTAAPGYKAPGGTFTGTGTGALTGSGGSGSGTGDTYSAVHSGISVDQVDRLVQKVLG, from the coding sequence ATGGTACACCACACTATGAATCCACTTGGTAAAATGGTTATGgctttgttgttgtttgtacCGCTCGTAGAATCAATGGCTGTCAATGGTTTAAATCAACAAGTACAAAGGGACATTGGGGCCAGCGCTGGTGGACAAGCACTGGATTTAGCATTTGTTATGGACTGTACTGGAAGCATGGGCTCGTATATAGATACCGCCAGAAAACATATTCAGGCTATTGTTGACGAAATTGTGACTTCTTCTAACACCACCGTTCGCTTAGCTTTGATTGAATATCGAGATCATCCTCCAGAGGATAATACCTTTGttacaaaaacatataatttcaCAGATTCCGTGTTCATGATGAAAATTTGGCTAAATGCTGCGCGCGCCACTGGAGGTGGGGATGGTCCCGAGGCAGTGGCTGAAGCTTTGTATAAAGCCACAAAACTGTCATGGCGTCCAGAGGCTACCAAAATAACTGTTCTGATTTCTGATGCACCTCCCCATGGACTTGTTCCGTCACAAGACAGTTCGTTTCCCAACGGATCTCCTACTGGGCACGATCCAATGAGGATAGTTCGTGACTTAGCTCAAATGGGGGTGACCTTATATATCATTGGTTGTGAACCAGCTATTCTTCCATATAAAGACTTTTTCATGGCACTTGACTATTTGGCCGGTGGGCAATATGTACCTCTGTCGAGACCAGAACTTCTGGTTGATGTTATAACAGGTGGCGCACAAGAAGAACTGTCGATtcagaaatttgaaaagctCGTGCAGGTTGAGGTCCAGAAAACTATTGCAGCAGGAGGCACTGttgataaacagaaaatttcaCAAACTGTATACAACGAGCTAGTTAATTCGGGAGCAACATCGACTCATTTGTTATTAAACAATGCGACGTTAGAAGGCACAACGGATGCCGCAAAACAAATAGCATCGGCTACATCTATGGCGGAAGTACGACTCCATTTCCATATGGCAACTGCAAAACCTTACACGTATCCAACATATGTTCCAGGACACCCCGTTTTTTATCCAACTTATGCTCCAGGACACGCAGTTTTTTATCCAACGGCTGCTCCAGGATATAAAGCTCCAGGAGGAACGTTTACAGGAACAGGAACAGGAGCGTTAACAGGGTCAGGAGGATCCGGTTCCGGTACCGGGGACACATATAGTGCTGTTCATTCGGGAATAAGTGTTGACCAAGTCGACAGATTAGTACAGAAAGTTCTTGGTTGA
- the LOC134713324 gene encoding small ribosomal subunit protein eS21-like, whose amino-acid sequence MQNEQGEFVDMYIPRKCSASNRIISAKDHASIQINFADVDTTTGRMTGSYTTFAICGGIRRMGESDDSLNRLGKRDGLIAKNF is encoded by the exons ATGCAGAACGAGCAAGGAGAATTCGTGGACATGTACATCCCAAGAAAATG ttCTGCCAGCAACAGAATTATTTCTGCCAAGGATCATGCCTCAATCCAAATTAACTTTGCTGAT GTTGACACCACCACAGGAAGAATGACCGGAAGTTATACAACCTTTGCCATCTGTGGAGGAATCAGGAGAATG GGAGAATCTGACGATTCATTGAACAGATTGGGCAAACGTGATGGTCTTATAGCCAA GAATTTCTAA